In Acaryochloris marina S15, a single genomic region encodes these proteins:
- the lptB gene encoding LPS export ABC transporter ATP-binding protein produces MRILLQSISKSYRRRSVLQKVSLSTGQGEIVGLLGPNGAGKTTTFYIAVGLERPTQGTVWLGSQEITALPLHQRARLGIGYLAQEPSIFRHLSVRDNLLMVMEQSGVPRKQWSTRLTHLLTEFQLDHVADTLGMQVSGGERRRTELARVLAMGKDGPRFLLLDEPFAGIDPIAVAAMQTMIARLCDRNLGILITDHNVRETLAITHRAYILREGSILAAGTPTELYDDPHVRQYYLGDQFQR; encoded by the coding sequence TTGCGTATTCTCCTACAATCTATTAGCAAATCTTATCGCCGCCGTAGCGTATTGCAGAAGGTCTCGCTGTCTACAGGTCAAGGTGAGATTGTGGGACTATTGGGGCCCAATGGAGCTGGAAAAACCACCACCTTTTATATTGCGGTGGGATTAGAACGACCGACCCAGGGAACCGTTTGGTTGGGCAGTCAAGAGATCACGGCATTACCGTTACATCAGCGAGCCCGGCTAGGAATCGGCTACCTGGCCCAGGAACCAAGTATTTTTCGGCATCTGAGTGTCCGAGATAATTTATTGATGGTGATGGAACAGTCGGGGGTGCCCCGCAAACAATGGTCTACTCGGTTAACCCATTTACTCACAGAATTTCAGCTTGATCATGTGGCCGATACTCTGGGCATGCAAGTGTCTGGAGGTGAGCGACGCCGGACTGAATTGGCACGGGTATTAGCGATGGGTAAAGATGGGCCTCGATTTCTCCTTTTGGATGAACCCTTTGCAGGGATCGATCCCATCGCTGTCGCGGCGATGCAAACTATGATTGCTCGATTGTGCGATCGCAACTTAGGTATCTTAATCACAGACCATAATGTCCGCGAAACCCTGGCGATCACGCATCGGGCCTATATCTTAAGGGAAGGGAGTATCTTGGCTGCGGGGACACCTACAGAGCTTTATGATGATCCCCATGTTCGTCAGTATTACTTGGGAGATCAGTTTCAGCGTTGA